In Bradysia coprophila strain Holo2 unplaced genomic scaffold, BU_Bcop_v1 contig_350, whole genome shotgun sequence, a genomic segment contains:
- the LOC119080955 gene encoding uncharacterized protein LOC119080955: MAILSACCWWSIRRGAFASVFYSLIYFGFSCILLIINLHDERHFLTGKVEKPVGESFLEKGTTSSTTVIFEILLVFIAGCGVVASVLLLIGLKVDRREFLIPWIFTIIAYLLIELAYFIYLLIMQFRFDTVAATIYTVELFNLCLIFYCLLCVISQYQEYRAGHGGATRHELITQAHIQYIPPSTTNFVRPHRTVKNQILCPHTNCSIIAEEPHLNGASSKHIKPQLQQSESLRKHVQFPDELNFSDSDIQTIINDTNENGHTVNSQSDNTDEYNENSEEKTSEIKNH; the protein is encoded by the exons atatattttggtttttcatGCATTCTGCTTATAATCAATTTACACGATGAACGACACTTTTTGAccggaaaagttgaaaaaccGGTCGGTGAAAGCTTCTTGGAAAAGGGAACAACGTCTTCAA CAACTGTGATATTTGAGATATTGTTAGTGTTCATTGCTGGTTGCGGTGTAGTAGCGTCCGTACTACTTTTAATTGGACTAAAAGTT gATCGCAGAGAATTCTTAATACCATGGATTTTTACCATAATTGCTTATTTATTGATAGAATTGgcttattttatttatctccTTATAATGCAG TTTCGTTTCGATACTGTAGCAGCAACTATTTACACCGTAGAATTATTCAACTTGTGTCTAATC TTTTATTGTTTACTGTGCGTGATTTCACAGTATCAAGAATACAGGGCTGGCCATGGTGGTGCTACTAGACATGAGTTAATAACACAA GCACATATTCAATACATTCCACCGTCAACAACAAATTTCGTACGACCTCATCGGACAGTCAAAAATCAAATACTCTGTCCGCATACAAATTGCTCGATTATAGCAGAAGAACCCCATCTAAATGGCG CTTCGAGCAAACACATTAAACCGCAACTACAACAAAGCGAATCCCTTAGGAAGCATGTTCAATTCCCCGATGAATTGAATTTCTCGGATTCTGACATTCAAACGATTATTAATGATACAAACGAGAATGGGCATACAGTTAATTCACAGTCGG ATAACACCGACGAATATAATGAAAATAGTGAGGAGAAAACGAGTGAAatcaaaaaccactaa
- the LOC119080957 gene encoding xenotropic and polytropic retrovirus receptor 1 homolog — protein sequence MKFAEHLTAHITPEWRKQYINYEEMKAMLYAAVEQAPSAELVDPEMLTRYFTKFDEKFFHYSDKELAKINTFYSEKLAEATRKYANLRTELSEAQEDGFQSKKSISRRTKLLHKKNVPARKIQELKLAFSEFYLGLILLQNYQNLNFTGFRKILKKHDKLLSVDFGARWRVEHVEQSHFYTNKDIDRLIQETELVVTQDIEGGDRQKAMKRLRVPPLGEQQSPWITFKVGLFSGAFIVLLTAVLLSGIFHSSKDWRIATRLFRGPLLLIEFLFLWGVNVYGWRSSGVNHVLIFEMDPRNHLSEQHLMELASVFGVIWTVCVLGFLFNDALSIPTFASPLILYSLMLIFLFNPTKTLRHEARFWTIRVIGRIILAPFFYVGFADFWVADQLNSLVPAFLDIQYFICFYTKNSYWSDDNVDVDSCIDKSYFIRPMVAMLPAWFRFAQCLRRYRDTKEAFPHLANAAKYSTSFFVVIFSSLTLASQNSFKSSAENPWFYFWIIASVVSSCYAYTWDIKMDWGLFDSKAGDNKFLREEIVYSGTWIYYFAIIEDLILRFGWTLSMSLIEAGFIESELMMTILSPLEVFRRFMWNFFRLENEHLNNCGKFRAVRDISVAPIDQSDQITILRMMDMDGDEDGVINRREKTKISKKKNDLRFLIQGNSVDELDS from the exons atgaaatttgctgaGCATTTAACAGCCCATATCACTCCGGAATGGAGAAAACAATATATCAATTACGAG gaAATGAAAGCTATGCTCTATGCAGCTGTAGAACAAGCTCCATCAGCAGAACTGGTGGATCCTGAAATGCTGACTcggtattttacaaaatttgatgaaaagtttttccacTATAGTGATAAGGAATTGGCCAAAATCAACACATTTTATTCAG aaaaacttGCTGAAGCAACGCGGAAGTATGCAAATCTCCGAACAGAACTCAGTGAAGCTCAAGAAGACGGTTTCCAGAGTAAAAAATCAATATCTCGACGAACGAAACTGCTGCACAAGAAAAACGTCCCGGCTAGAAAGATTCAAGAACTAAAACTGGCATTCAGTGAATTTTATCTGGGATTGATTCTGTTGCAAAACTATCAAAATCTCAACTTTACCggatttcgaaaaatattaaaaaaacatGATAAATTGTTGAGCGTAGACTTCGGGGCACGATGGCGTGTCGAACATGTCGAACAATCGCATTTTTACACAAACAAAGACATTGATCGGTTAATACAGGAAACGGAACTAGTGGTAACTCAAGATATAGAAGGTGGTGACCGGCAAAAGGCAATGAAAAGATTAAGGGTTCCACCACTTGGCGAACAGCAAAGTCCTTGGATCACATTCAAAGTGGGATTATTTTCTGGTGCATTTATAGTACTTCTCACAGCCGTGCTGTTGTCCGGCATCTTCCACAGTTCGAAAGACTGGCGAATAGCTACAAGACTCTTTCGAGGACCTCTGTTATTGATTGAGTTCCTATTTTTATGGGGTGTAAATGTTTACGGTTGGCGATCGTCTGGAGTGAATCATGTGCTAATATTTGAAATGGATCCCAGAAATCATTTATCAGAACAACACTTGATGGAATTAGCATCAGTTTTCGGTGTCATTTGGACCGTTTGCGTGTTGGGATTTTTATTCAATGATGCTTTAAGCATACCTACATTCGCCAGTCCGCTAATCTTATATTCGTTGATGCTAATATTTCTGTTCAATCCAACGAAAACGTTGCGCCACGAAGCCAGATTCTGGACGATACGAGTGATTGGTAGAATTATTTTAGCTCCGTTTTTTTACGTTGGTTTTGCCGACTTTTGGGTAGCCGATCAGCTAAACAGTCTCGTGCCGGCATTTTTAGACattcaatatttcatttgtttttacacGAAGAATTCGTACTGGTCGGATGATAATGTGGATGTTGATTCGTGTATAGACAAATCATATTTTATTAGACCAATGGTGGCAATGTTACCAGCTTGGTTTCGATTCGCCCAGTGTCTGAGACGCTATCGTGATACTAAAGAAGCATTTCCACATTTGGCAAACGCAGCCAAATATTCGACATCATTCTTCGTTGTGATATTCTCGTCGCTGACGTTGGCTTCCCAAA ATTCCTTTAAGTCATCGGCAGAGAATCCGTGGTTTTACTTTTGGATAATAGCATCTGTTGTTTCATCGTGTTACGCATACACATGGGACATAAAAATGGACTGGGGGCTTTTCGATTCGAAAGCTGGTGATAATAAATTCTTGAGGGAGGAAATTGTTTACTCGGGAACG TGGATCTACTACTTCGCCATAATTGAAGATCTGATCCTACGTTTCGGATGGACCTTATCCATGTCGCTGATTGAGGCTGGATTTATTGAAAGTGAATTAATGATGACGATTCTCAGTCCGTTGGAAGTGTTTCGCCGTTTCATGTggaatttctttcgattggaAAATGAACATTTGAATAATTGTGGTAAATTTCGAGCTGTACGGGACATATCTGTCGCTCCCATCGATCAATCCGATCAG ATTACCATTCTTCGAATGATGGACATGGATGGGGATGAAGATGGGGTGATAAACCGTCGCGAAAAGacaaaaatcagtaaaaagaaaaatgatctCCGGTTTTTGATTCAGGGAAATTCTGTTGATGAATTGGATAGTTAA